In the Hordeum vulgare subsp. vulgare chromosome 7H, MorexV3_pseudomolecules_assembly, whole genome shotgun sequence genome, one interval contains:
- the LOC123407822 gene encoding 2'-deoxymugineic-acid 2'-dioxygenase-like isoform X1 codes for MDRSLAVNLRAENEARSFQLWDIKASRAMANLLSSAPSRATLPDCFVFPPDQRPPASSQAVSLPVIDLSRGRDEVRRAVLDAGRELGFFQVVNHGVSAEAIRDMEAACEEFFRLPAEEKAAFYSEDTGKPNRLFSSTTYELGCEKYWRDCLRLACGSPVGDTKNNWPDKPQKLREVVEKFVEPTRGVGMELLRLLCEGMGLRPDYFEGDLTGGDVIINVNHYPPCPAPGLTLGLPPHCDRNLITLLLQSTVPGLQVSYKGDWINVESVPNAFVVNFGHLLEIATNGFLKSIEHRAMTNAALARTSVATFIMPAADIPIGPAEELVCEGNPPRYRTVTFDEFMRVYKTVGARRESVEKAFKL; via the exons ATGGATCGCAGCTTGGCGGTCAACTTGAGGGCCGAAAACGAGGCGCGTTCGTTTCAGCTTTGGGAT ATCAAGGCAAGCAGAGCCATGGCGAACCTCCTCTCCTCTGCTCCGTCCCGCGCGACGCTCCCGGACTGCTTCGTCTTCCCGCCCGATCAGCGCCCGCCGGCCTCCTCTCAGGCTGTCTCCCTCCCGGTCATCGACCTCTCTCGCGGCCGCGACGAGGTCCGCCGCGCCGTACTCGACGCCGGCAGGGAGCTCGGGTTCTTCCAG GTGGTCAACCACGGCGTCTCCGCGGAGGCGATACGAGACATGGAAGCGGCGTGCGAGGAGTTCTTCCGGCTCCCTGCGGAGGAGAAGGCGGCCTTCTACTCGGAGGACACGGGCAAGCCCAACCGGCTCTTCTCCAGCACCACGTACGAGCTCGGCTGCGAGAAGTACTGGCGGGACTGCCTCCGCCTCGCTTGCGGCTCGCCCGTCGGCGACACCAAGAACAACTGGCCCGACAAGCCCCAAAAGCTCCG CGAGGTAGTGGAGAAGTTCGTGGAGCCGACGAGAGGCGTGGGGATGGAGCTGCTGCGGCTGCTGTGCGAGGGCATGGGGCTCCGACCAGACTACTTCGAAGGGGACCTCACCGGCGGCGACGTGATCATCAACGTTAACCACTACCCGCCGTGCCCTGCCCCGGGCCTGACGCTCGGCCTGCCGCCCCACTGCGACCGGAACCTCATCACTCTCCTGCTCCAGAGCACCGTGCCCGGCCTCCAGGTCTCCTACAAGGGCGACTGGATCAACGTCGAGTCCGTGCCCAACGCCTTCGTCGTCAACTTCGGCCACCTGCTCGAG ATTGCGACCAACGGGTTTTTGAAGAGCATCGAGCACCGGGCGATGACCAACGCGGCGCTGGCACGAACCTCGGTGGCGACCTTCATCATGCCGGCCGCGGACATCCCCATCGGCCCCGCGGAGGAGCTCGTCTGCGAGGGCAACCCGCCGCGCTACCGCACAG
- the LOC123407822 gene encoding 2'-deoxymugineic-acid 2'-dioxygenase-like isoform X2 → MANLLSSAPSRATLPDCFVFPPDQRPPASSQAVSLPVIDLSRGRDEVRRAVLDAGRELGFFQVVNHGVSAEAIRDMEAACEEFFRLPAEEKAAFYSEDTGKPNRLFSSTTYELGCEKYWRDCLRLACGSPVGDTKNNWPDKPQKLREVVEKFVEPTRGVGMELLRLLCEGMGLRPDYFEGDLTGGDVIINVNHYPPCPAPGLTLGLPPHCDRNLITLLLQSTVPGLQVSYKGDWINVESVPNAFVVNFGHLLEIATNGFLKSIEHRAMTNAALARTSVATFIMPAADIPIGPAEELVCEGNPPRYRTVTFDEFMRVYKTVGARRESVEKAFKL, encoded by the exons ATGGCGAACCTCCTCTCCTCTGCTCCGTCCCGCGCGACGCTCCCGGACTGCTTCGTCTTCCCGCCCGATCAGCGCCCGCCGGCCTCCTCTCAGGCTGTCTCCCTCCCGGTCATCGACCTCTCTCGCGGCCGCGACGAGGTCCGCCGCGCCGTACTCGACGCCGGCAGGGAGCTCGGGTTCTTCCAG GTGGTCAACCACGGCGTCTCCGCGGAGGCGATACGAGACATGGAAGCGGCGTGCGAGGAGTTCTTCCGGCTCCCTGCGGAGGAGAAGGCGGCCTTCTACTCGGAGGACACGGGCAAGCCCAACCGGCTCTTCTCCAGCACCACGTACGAGCTCGGCTGCGAGAAGTACTGGCGGGACTGCCTCCGCCTCGCTTGCGGCTCGCCCGTCGGCGACACCAAGAACAACTGGCCCGACAAGCCCCAAAAGCTCCG CGAGGTAGTGGAGAAGTTCGTGGAGCCGACGAGAGGCGTGGGGATGGAGCTGCTGCGGCTGCTGTGCGAGGGCATGGGGCTCCGACCAGACTACTTCGAAGGGGACCTCACCGGCGGCGACGTGATCATCAACGTTAACCACTACCCGCCGTGCCCTGCCCCGGGCCTGACGCTCGGCCTGCCGCCCCACTGCGACCGGAACCTCATCACTCTCCTGCTCCAGAGCACCGTGCCCGGCCTCCAGGTCTCCTACAAGGGCGACTGGATCAACGTCGAGTCCGTGCCCAACGCCTTCGTCGTCAACTTCGGCCACCTGCTCGAG ATTGCGACCAACGGGTTTTTGAAGAGCATCGAGCACCGGGCGATGACCAACGCGGCGCTGGCACGAACCTCGGTGGCGACCTTCATCATGCCGGCCGCGGACATCCCCATCGGCCCCGCGGAGGAGCTCGTCTGCGAGGGCAACCCGCCGCGCTACCGCACAG